One Kaistella polysaccharea DNA segment encodes these proteins:
- a CDS encoding ABC transporter permease: MKNTSFYIATRYLLAKKGSTAVTFITWLAAVAMLVAVAAMFIIISVFSGLEDLNQDLIANLHADLTIKNAKGKTLSDIDKATKILKNHKEIAHYSKVIEEKAYVRYRENGDIANLRGVDSAYIFVNPIHQKIFYGSYPSFKYSNEVLMENKLDNRLTIPIGEGSDYATILMPKPGTGMISKEEDIFTKREIFVSGVFPGNDQLDNTIISPIELVQELLNLPKNAAYEIVIKLKNPENTDDVKAELSNLLGSKYDIKTKKEENAAFWKMINTEKLFIYLIFMLVIFITTFNLAGAIIILQLDKKEQAKSLISLGMNLKSLRNIYFYTGLLIVVFGIICGLIVGTAICYLQINTGFFKAGANTDLAFPVRVTFMNYIIVSATAGIFGVGIARIFSKVNKRHFKVN, translated from the coding sequence TTGAAAAATACCTCATTTTATATTGCGACGCGCTATCTTTTAGCGAAAAAAGGAAGTACCGCAGTTACGTTTATCACCTGGCTGGCTGCTGTGGCGATGCTTGTTGCGGTCGCGGCAATGTTTATTATTATTTCCGTTTTTTCGGGATTAGAAGATTTGAATCAAGATTTAATTGCGAATCTTCATGCTGATCTAACCATTAAAAATGCCAAAGGAAAAACCCTTTCCGATATTGATAAAGCCACAAAAATACTGAAAAACCATAAAGAGATTGCTCACTATTCAAAAGTAATTGAAGAAAAAGCTTATGTGAGATACCGCGAAAATGGGGATATCGCCAACCTTCGGGGCGTTGATTCTGCCTATATATTCGTTAATCCAATCCACCAGAAAATTTTTTACGGTTCTTATCCTAGTTTTAAATATTCGAATGAAGTGTTGATGGAAAATAAGTTGGACAACCGACTTACCATTCCAATTGGCGAAGGTTCTGATTACGCTACGATTCTAATGCCGAAACCAGGCACGGGAATGATCAGCAAAGAAGAAGATATTTTCACGAAAAGAGAAATTTTTGTATCCGGAGTTTTTCCCGGAAATGATCAACTCGACAATACGATTATTTCGCCCATTGAACTGGTGCAGGAATTATTAAACCTTCCCAAAAACGCAGCGTACGAAATCGTCATTAAACTAAAGAATCCTGAAAATACAGACGATGTAAAAGCTGAATTATCAAATTTGCTGGGCAGTAAATACGACATCAAAACGAAAAAAGAAGAAAATGCAGCCTTCTGGAAAATGATCAATACAGAGAAACTATTTATTTATCTCATTTTCATGCTCGTTATCTTTATTACCACTTTTAATTTGGCAGGTGCGATCATTATTTTACAACTCGATAAAAAAGAACAGGCAAAATCCCTTATTTCTTTAGGAATGAATTTAAAATCACTCCGAAATATTTACTTTTATACTGGTTTACTAATCGTTGTTTTTGGGATCATCTGCGGTTTAATCGTAGGTACGGCGATTTGTTATCTTCAAATTAATACTGGGTTTTTCAAAGCTGGCGCCAATACCGATTTGGCATTTCCAGTGCGTGTAACTTTTATGAATTATATAATCGTCAGCGCCACTGCCGGAATATTTGGTGTGGGTATCGCACGTATTTTTTCTAAAGTCAATAAGCGACATTTTAAAGTGAATTAG
- the rbfA gene encoding 30S ribosome-binding factor RbfA codes for MNESNRQRKVAQIIQEDFAEFFRKQASESKQNFLISVSDVKVTADLSIAKIYLSIFPTEFRTSIMKEIKENKSHYRNFLGQKMGKQVRIIPELNFYLDTTLDDVEKIERELKGEGDNPIL; via the coding sequence ATGAACGAAAGCAACAGACAAAGAAAAGTCGCACAGATTATACAGGAAGATTTTGCCGAATTTTTCCGCAAACAAGCATCTGAAAGCAAACAGAATTTTTTGATCAGCGTTTCTGATGTAAAAGTTACGGCTGACCTGAGTATTGCCAAAATTTATCTAAGTATATTTCCTACAGAGTTTCGCACCTCTATTATGAAAGAAATTAAAGAGAATAAATCGCATTACCGCAACTTTCTAGGTCAGAAAATGGGGAAACAAGTTCGTATTATACCCGAATTAAATTTCTATTTGGATACCACTTTGGATGATGTAGAAAAAATTGAAAGGGAATTGAAAGGCGAAGGCGATAATCCTATACTGTAA
- a CDS encoding endonuclease, protein MNKIFTFLIALGTVGGTFAQIPAGYYDGTSGLTGYPLKSKLSEIITNGAQDLGYGRGTGGLWTTFFTSDVDNYYEKNGTVLDMYSENPAGADAYEYKLGQSSAGGNQCGNGKNVENTCYNREHTLPKSFFGGIDATPMANDAHFIIPADYYVNGQRSNYPYGETDSPVWTSTNGSKIGGSSFPDYGGTIFEPIDEFKGDLARMQLYFITRYQSRLPNFSQYYSGMNPIDGTTDRGFKQWYINLMLKWSSQDPVSQKEIDRNNAIYDRQGNRNPFIDHPEWVKLIWKSTLSSTDVALFKKTLSIYPNPVLNGELHLSGYGLDDLSKVQIYSMDGKLVQTVDQNFRNSGKIILKNQTKGLYLLKAGDQTVKFIVQ, encoded by the coding sequence ATGAATAAAATTTTTACATTTTTAATAGCTCTTGGGACAGTGGGCGGAACATTTGCACAAATCCCTGCGGGTTATTATGATGGAACCTCTGGCTTAACAGGATATCCTTTAAAATCAAAATTAAGCGAAATAATCACCAATGGCGCTCAGGATTTAGGATATGGAAGAGGAACTGGCGGCTTATGGACGACATTTTTCACCTCTGACGTTGATAATTATTACGAAAAAAATGGAACCGTGCTCGACATGTATTCCGAAAATCCTGCTGGTGCTGATGCGTACGAGTATAAATTAGGTCAATCTTCAGCGGGTGGCAATCAATGCGGAAACGGAAAAAATGTGGAAAATACGTGTTACAATCGTGAGCACACTTTGCCCAAATCTTTTTTTGGTGGAATAGACGCAACGCCAATGGCAAATGATGCACATTTTATTATTCCTGCGGATTACTATGTAAATGGTCAGCGGTCCAATTATCCGTACGGTGAAACCGATTCGCCTGTTTGGACTTCAACCAATGGCAGTAAAATAGGTGGAAGCAGTTTCCCGGATTATGGTGGAACTATTTTCGAACCCATTGATGAGTTTAAAGGTGATCTCGCCAGAATGCAGCTTTATTTTATAACACGCTATCAAAGCAGACTTCCAAATTTTTCTCAATATTACTCGGGTATGAATCCTATTGATGGAACTACCGACAGAGGTTTCAAACAGTGGTACATTAACCTGATGTTAAAATGGTCGTCTCAAGATCCCGTTTCTCAAAAAGAAATTGACCGTAATAATGCAATTTATGACAGACAAGGAAACAGAAATCCGTTTATTGACCATCCAGAATGGGTGAAATTGATTTGGAAATCTACCTTATCAAGTACCGATGTGGCTCTATTCAAAAAAACGCTTTCTATTTATCCAAATCCAGTTCTTAATGGTGAATTGCATTTGTCTGGATACGGACTAGATGACCTATCAAAAGTTCAAATATATTCGATGGACGGAAAATTAGTTCAAACCGTGGATCAAAATTTTAGAAATTCTGGTAAAATAATTCTTAAAAATCAAACGAAAGGATTATATCTCCTAAAGGCCGGTGATCAAACTGTGAAATTTATCGTTCAGTAA
- the mce gene encoding methylmalonyl-CoA epimerase produces MKIEHLGIAVKSLSNSDELFAKLLGKENYKQEAVEREGVTTSFYGLGESKIELLEATNPESPIAKFIDKRGEGIHHIAFGVENIEVEIERLKNLGFVFISETPKDGADNKLVVFLHPKSTNGILVELCQEKP; encoded by the coding sequence ATGAAAATAGAACACCTCGGTATTGCAGTTAAATCATTATCGAACTCAGACGAGTTATTCGCTAAACTCTTGGGAAAAGAAAACTATAAACAGGAAGCGGTCGAAAGGGAAGGTGTTACCACTTCCTTTTACGGATTGGGCGAAAGTAAAATAGAACTTCTGGAAGCCACCAATCCAGAAAGTCCGATCGCTAAATTCATTGATAAACGTGGGGAAGGAATTCATCACATTGCATTCGGCGTAGAAAATATTGAGGTAGAAATCGAGCGTTTAAAAAACTTGGGATTTGTTTTTATTTCGGAAACTCCGAAAGATGGTGCAGATAATAAACTGGTGGTTTTTCTTCATCCAAAATCAACGAATGGCATTTTAGTAGAACTTTGTCAGGAAAAACCCTAA